The genomic interval TAAATGCACATAAAATAAATAAAGGTGAGATGCCTAAATTAAATGAAAAAGGTACTGATTTCTTTTTCATAAGAAATGATATTCAAGAGGGAATATTAAATACTATTATAGATTTAATAAATACTAGGTTGCCTAAGTTTAACTCAAATTGGGATAAATTAAAAAGTATACAGGTTTTAGTTCCTATGAAAAAGGGTGTATTAGGAGTTACCAATTTAAATGAAAGAATTCAAAATGTCTTAAACCCAAAGGCTCCATATAAAAAAGAAAAAGAATTTAGAAGTATGGTATTTAGAGAGGGAGATAAGGTTATGCAGATAAAGAATAACTACTCTCTAAAATGGACCAGAATAGCTGGAAAAGGTGAGCATGAAGGCTTGGGTGTATTTAATGGAGATATGGGATTTATAGAAAATATAGATTTAGAAGGGAAAAAACTATCTATAATCTTTGATGATGAAAGAAGAGTTATTTATGATTTTATGTATTTAGATGAGTTAGATTTAGCTTATGCAATTACAATACATAAAAGTCAAGGAAGTGAATTTCCAGTAGTAATAATACCTGCATATATGGGTGCACCATTACTTATGAATAGAAATTTATTGTATACGGGAATAACTAGGGCAAAAGAAATGGTTGTAGTAGTTGGAATACCTAAAGCATTAAAATATATGGTTGATAATACAAGGAGTATGGAACGTTATTCCTCTTTAAATTGGAGAATAAAAGAAGTAATATCTAATGAGGTTTTTGAACAAGATTAAATTAGGGGGATTTAGAAGTGAGCTTATATGGCAATAATTTAAGGGTTGAGAATAGATATAGTCATATATTAAAGAAATGGTATGTAAAAAGCAATGATAGGTTTATAAATTTAATATGTGAGCCTTATCAAAAGTTGAACTTTATTGAAAGTTTAATTAGTGATTGTTTAATAAATAATGAAAAAGTTTTGTATGTAGGTAAGAGTAGAAAAGTTTGTAAGAATGAGCAATTAAATTCTATGAATTTTGATTTTGTAAATTTTAATAATATTTTTAATATAAAAAAGAATTTTGATTTAATAATATATGATGATGTAAGTTTATATTCAAATAAGAGTAGTATTGAATGCAATGAGGATTTAATGTACTTAAAACGCCTATCTAAGAAAATAGTAATATGTTCAGTAGATAAGGTATTTAATAATATAAAGCACATAGAAATATTAAATAATCAAAGAAAAACACATTTCTTAGAGCCAAGACTAATAACAACTAGAGTTAATTTAGAAACTTCAATGCCTTATACCTTATATGATTATATTGAATGGTTTATAAGAGAAAAGAGAATCTTGGTTGTATATGTTCCAAATAAATTTAACTTAAATAAAATTTATGAATATTATACTGAGGATTTAAATTTAGAAAATAAGGTTAAAATAGTAAAAGAAGATAAAAAGAATTCCTTTTTAAATATAGTAAATGAAAGTAGATTTAAAAAAGAAGGGATTATTTTTATAACAGATTCATTACATGAATATTTTGATTCTATTCCAGAGTGCGATATGGTGATTTATTCTTTTGAAAAAGATATTGTTGATTACAAAAAAATAATATTTGCCTGTGGAGCTTTATGCAAAGATAAATGCACTGGAAGAGAAGTAATATTATTAAGTAATGAAGAGGGAGATAACATAGAAACTGCTAGGAGGTTAGCAAGAGGCTTTAATAAAACTTTATGGAGAGAGTCAGAGATAAGGTAGATTATTTATTTAAATGTTTTTTAGAAGCTATTTATCCAACAGAAGAAAAGTGTTATGTATGCAATAAAGATGGAGAAAAAATAATTTGTGATAAATGCAAAGGGGAAATACAAAAGGCAAATGAAACTCTTATTATTGAAGAATGTGAAATGTTAATCTGTTCTTATTATTCTTTTATAGTTAAGGATTTAATATTAAGACTTAAATATAAAGGAGATTTTCATGCTGGTGAAATATTAGTTATGTTACTAGAAGAAAAAATAAAAGAATCAAATTTAGATGTTGATTTTATAACATATGTTCCCGTAGCAAAGGATTCCCTTAAAAAGAAGGAATTTAACCAATGTGAATATTTATCAAAAGAATTAGGAAAGCGACTAGGGATTAAATCCATAGAAACTTTAAAAAAGAGAAATAAGGTGAAAGAACAAAAGTCATTATCTAAGGAAGAAAGAGAAAAAAATGTGAAAAATGCTTTTAAGCTTAAAAGATATAAGAATTTAGAAGGAAAAAGTATTATACTTTTAGATGATGTAATGACTACAGGTTCCACATTAAAGGCCTGTGTAAGAGAACTAAAAAAAATTAAAGATATTAAAATTTTTTTATTGACTATTGCTAAAAGTAATATATAATAGTAATGTAGCTAGGTTTGTGGTTGAAAGTCGATGCCAGTCGCAGGCGAAACGATCCACGTAAGTTAAACAAAGTTTTAATGAGCATGGTGCGGCTTAGAAGTAAGACCTACCAGCCAATAAAGGCTGAGAGGGTTAGTAGTGAGAGGTTAACTCCGGGTAGCGAAAGCTCCAGTAGGCGAGTGTGGGGTCAAAGACCAGGTCAACTAGCTATAAAAAGGGACTATGATTTTCATGGTCCTTTTTTATTTTTTGTCAAGTTACATCTGTTATAAATAAATTAAGTAAAGAGAAGATTTAATTAGACAATTAAGATCTATATTATAAAAAATTAAGTTAATTAAAATAATTAAAACTTGTATAAAATCCTTTAACAGAGTACAATTATAGTATAATATTTAAACCTTTACATTGTTTAAGGTTACTTGTTTTTTTGAAAGGGGCTGACGATATGAAAGTAACAGTACATGCTAAGAATATAGAGTTAACAAATGCTTTAAAGGATTGTGTAGAAAAGAAAATATCCAAGTTAAGCAAGTATTTTGAACCAGGAGTTGAAGCAAAGGCCACTTTAAGCGTAGAGAAAAATAAACAAATCATAGAAGTTATGATTCCTTTTAATGGAATATTATTAAGAGGTGAAGAATCTACAGACGATATGTATAAGTCAATAGACTTAGTTGAAGAAAAAATCGAAAGACAAATAAGAAAACAAAAAACTAGATTATCAAAGAAAAATAGATATGATTCATTAAGATTTGCTCATATAGATCCAATAGAGGATATGAAAGAAGAAAAAGAAGCAAAAATAGTAAAAACTAAAAGATTTGATGTTAAGCCAATGGGAGCTGAAGAAGCCGTTTTACAAATGGAGCTTATAGGACATGACTTCTTTGTATTCCAAGATCCAGAGACAAATCAACTAAATGTAGTTTATAAAAGAAAAGATGGTAATTATGGTTTAATTGAACCAGGATTAGGCGAAGAATAATAGAATAAATATAAAAAAAGATGTAGGTTTTTACCTACATCTTTTTATTTTTATGTAAAAGTTTTATCTAAATTATTACATTTATTGAAAATAGGTTACTATAAATGGTATAATCTAATGAGAATTATTTTAAATAATTTTTTTTGAAAATTTAGAATAATGTATATATGTGTTATAATGAGATAATTATTAGAATATTAAGCATATAAGAAAGTAGAATTGAGGGATATTATAATGGGATTATTTGATAAAATATTTGGAAGTTATAGCGATAGAGAAGTTAAAAGAATAACACCTATTGTAGACAAAATAGATTCGCTTGGGCCTGAAATGGAAAAACTATCTGATGAAGAATTAAAGCAAAAAACATTTGAATTTAAGGATAGATATGCTAAAGGAGAAAGCTTAGATGACATGCTTCCAGAAGCTTTTGCTGTTTGTAGAGAAGCATCAACAAGAGTTTTAGGAATGAAACACTATAGAGAGCAATTAATTGGGGGTACAGTTTTACACCAAGGAAGAA from Clostridium perfringens carries:
- the hpf gene encoding ribosome hibernation-promoting factor, HPF/YfiA family — translated: MKVTVHAKNIELTNALKDCVEKKISKLSKYFEPGVEAKATLSVEKNKQIIEVMIPFNGILLRGEESTDDMYKSIDLVEEKIERQIRKQKTRLSKKNRYDSLRFAHIDPIEDMKEEKEAKIVKTKRFDVKPMGAEEAVLQMELIGHDFFVFQDPETNQLNVVYKRKDGNYGLIEPGLGEE
- a CDS encoding ComF family protein; the protein is MERVRDKVDYLFKCFLEAIYPTEEKCYVCNKDGEKIICDKCKGEIQKANETLIIEECEMLICSYYSFIVKDLILRLKYKGDFHAGEILVMLLEEKIKESNLDVDFITYVPVAKDSLKKKEFNQCEYLSKELGKRLGIKSIETLKKRNKVKEQKSLSKEEREKNVKNAFKLKRYKNLEGKSIILLDDVMTTGSTLKACVRELKKIKDIKIFLLTIAKSNI